The Flammeovirga yaeyamensis genome segment GCAATCTTAATGGCTTTATTCACAATACTAATAGGCATACTGTGCTGATGAGGTGAATTTATTTGATGCCTCAAAGCCAATTGCGAAAGTTGTGAAACTTTTGCAGGGGAGTCTTCTAATTTTTCGACTTGTTTTAAAGTAATATCTTCATTGATCTCATTTGCTAATGAAAATTGCATAAAAGCAAAGTTGAAAATGAATAGTAAAACGACGAAAGAGTAATTGATAGTTGCCAATTTTTATTTATTATTAGTAGTTAGTTATAACTAAGAGCAAAAGTATAACCAATTTTTTATTAACTGATGTCCATTTGTCGTACTCACCTCTGGGTGGAATTGAACACCATACCATGGTTTTGTTTTATGTTTCATTGCTTCATTAAAACAACTCTCTGAGTCTGCGAGCAATAAAAAATGATCAGTAATAGAAACACTCTCACAATGGTCCTCAATAAATTCAGCATCTTGTGATATTTCTTCAAATAAAGGATCAATAATTAATTGATGAATTGCTTCTTGATCTCTTTTTTCTTGAGTGAGCGTTACTTTACCTCCCTCTAATATACCAAGCATTTGATGACCAAAACAAATTCCTAATACAGGTTTATCTAATTCAAGTAAGGGAGAAAGTAATTTGATATAAGGAGCAGGATCTTCTTTGTGTAATAATATGGGAGCTCCTGATATTATTATCTTATCATGTGAATTGAAAATATCAAGAGTAACTTTTTCTAGATCAATTAGTGTATAATCAAGTCCTTCTTTACTTAATAGGTCAGCGATTTGAGGTGTTTTAGTTGATCCTGAGTTGATGATTAGATGCTTTATTTCGTTCATATGTTTATCTAGAGTTGATGACAATAGCTGTATTATCCGGTATTCAAATACTAAATTAAAAAAAAACAGTCGTAATAAAATATATTACGACTGTGCTCGATTAATTAGAGGTTGTAAATGTAGAAAAGTTAATCAATCTCTTATTAAAATTCTTTCTGTAAATCTTTTGTCAGGTAAGATTACTTCAACGAAAATAATTCCATGGTGTCCCTCGACTAAATAATGGTGAGAGTGTTCAGCATCGAATTCATCAATAAGCTGACCATGTGAATTAAAAACTCTAACCTTATAGTGGTCATAACTGTTTAAATTAATGTTTAAGTAATCTCCATTTTTAATTGGGTTAGGATATGTTGATATTATATGGTTCTTATCGTTATTCTTCACTAGAACGGGATCATAGTAGGTCTTCGTTCCATCAAAATCAATTTGTACAAGTCTGTAGTAGAATTCTCCAAATGCAGGGTTCCAAGCATCCAATATGTGGTAATCGTTTCTAACATTACTATTACCTGATCCTCGTATTCTACCCACTTCATCCCACGTAGTCTTGTCATTACTCTTTTCTATGACAAACTCATCATTATTAATTTCTGTAGCAGTTGCCCATTTAATAAAGACATCGTCTTCCACTAATTCTGCATTAAAATGAATGAGCTCTACAGGGAGATCCATACTTCCTTCATAATGTATTGTAAATGGACTAAAACTAGTAATCAGATTAGAAACAATCTCTCCAGAACTTGCACTTCCTGATGGTGTCCCTTCATGGTCATCCCACTTTATACCATCCCATCTCACCACTTTTAAATTGTCTGCCTCGGGAGTATTCGATGTTCTGCTATTCCAAGATAAGGTGACAGTTACATTAGAAGAACCAGCATCTCTGTCTAAGATCCAGTATTCATTGGCATTAATATGTTTGCTTAACGATCCGGCAAGAGCAGTAGAGTCGTACCCTGCTGCATTCGGTGAGGCGTAATAATAAGAAGCAGTAAATTGATCTGTGGTGACAGCAGGAGCTGACATTGTAATTGGACGGTAATACGTTCCGTCGCCTACAGGAAAAACAAAAGCATCGTTCCCTTTCTTGGTGACCTTACAATTGGCATGAGCAATGTCTTCTGGGTAATAAGTGCCATTGTTTATAATAGTGGCGTTGTCCTCAAGTATAATACCTATGGAACTGTTAGCAGCTTCGAAGTGACCATATTGGAAGCCTATTGAACCGGTAACGGTCAAATCATCTTGAAGAGTAACGGTGACATTGTTATAGACATATACATTATCAAACTTATTTCCTCCTGTGGTCAATTTGATTTCAGAGTTGGAGGAGCCTTCCACATATAAAGAAAAATTACTTCCTGTAACGGATCCACCACTAAAATCGGCATCATCGTATATTTCAAAGTAGTTACTATTAATTTCTTCCATCATGTTAATGATTCCACTATTCATCTTCAATGCCCCCTGAATATAAATGTCTGAAGTTCCTGTGATGTTGGAAAAATCAACTGTACCTCCGTTCATTATTAAACCATCTATAAATAGAGTTTCATTGGTGGTCCCTATATTAGGGATGAAATTACCACTGTTAAGTGTAGTCGTACTATCGATTTGTATATCTCTTTTTACATTCGGAGCAAAAATACCTTGATTGATATTTAAATAGCGTTGTACTCTTAGATCTCTACAGGAATCGGATTGAATGATGACAGAATCAGTCGCTGAGTCTGTATTGATGGTAAGATCGTAAAACCATACGTCTAAGTAACTTGTCAGTTTTGATATACCAATGGAGACTCGATCTTGATAAGAGGCAGTCATAATAAATTCGCCTCCACTAATTGTCCATGACCCCGAATTACATTTTATACTACCGCCAATGGTAATTGTACCACCCGTTATAGTAACGTGCTGTCTTCCGGGTCTTATACTCCAATAAAAATTGCCTCCAATATTTACATTACCTGAAGACATTGTAAAATAGCCTTCCGATTCATATTCTCCAGTACCCGTAAAGTGATTGGTCACATTAAGGTTCCCATCTTCGATAATAAATTCACCATAACGGTGATCCATATAAAAGTTACTACAGTTTAGCGTGCCGCCAGAAATGATTTTCAATTCGTTCTGGTTGGTGATATAAAAGTCAGCGATGGTCACTGTTTCATCTATTATTAAAGTATCAGTAGCCGAATTATCAATCACAACATCATCTGATGAAGTTGGAATAGAGGAGGGGCTCCAATTATCGGCGTCATTCCAATCGGTACTTTTAGTGCCTAACCAAGTGATAGTTGATGCTTTTGATATACTTATTGATAGTAAGCATATGAATAGCATTTGGGTAATTCTCATAGTTTGGGTGTTTAAAAAAAGCTGATGTAAACTTTTAAACATACGTGGTTTAAATTCAGTTCACATATCTATTTGTATGAGAATCTTAAAGGGTTAAATAATTCAATACTGATATTAAAACTTGAAATGTTGAAATTTATGATGGGAAAACAAAAAAAGACTGCATCAATATTATATGAAACAGTCTTAATCAATTTCTTTAATTTGAACTAAAAGCGCTCAATCTTTACATGGCAATAAGGCTTTTTCTTATTCTTGAAATAATACATTTGATGATACTCTTCAGCATCCCAGAATGTATCTGCCATGGTTACTTGAGTAACGACATTATAGCCATTATCTTTTAATTCTTTAATCAATTTCTTCGCTATAATTTTTTGATTTTCATTCTTATAGAAGATTTCAGATCTATATTGTTTTCCTACATCTGGACCTTGTCTGTCTACTTGTGTAGGATCGTGTATTTCAAAAAACAGACGAGCCAATGTTTCATAAGATACTTTTGATGGATCATAAGTCACTTTTAATGCTTCTGCATGTCCTGTATCAGTGTAACAAACTTCTTTATAGGTAGGGTTATTTTTCGCTCCGCCAGTATATCCAACACTAGTATCAATAACGCCATCTAATTCAGCAAAGAAGTACTCCACACCCCAAAAACAACCACCAGCAAAAATAGCTTCTTCTGTTGTAGCAGGCATTTCTTTTTCCTCAGGAGAGAAATTTAAAGATACAGAGTTCACACAATGTCTAACGTTTTTATCAGTTAATCTTTCCCCTTCAAAAACATGACCGAGGTGGGCATCGCAGTTTGCACAAAGAATTTCAGTACGTCTACCGTCCGCATCTACTTTTCTTTTTACTGCCCCTTCGATTTCATCATCAAAAGCAGGCCATCCACAATGAGCATCAAACTTATCTCCCGATTTATATAATGGTGCATCGCATCTTTTACAAGTATACACTCCATCTTCAAAGAAAGCATCGAATTTTCCTGTTCCCGGACGTTCTGTTCCTTTATTTACGATAACATATGTTTCAAAATCATTCAGTTTATTCCATTCTGTTGGTGATTTTTTCATATTCTGAGCATTTATCAAGGTGGATATAAATAATAGAGCAATTAGTTTGATAATCTTTTTCATAGTAATAATGTTTTGTTGATAAGCGGTTAAGCTATCGCATAGGTGTATAATTTGATATTACAAGTTTAGTAAAGTTGATATAATCAAAATGTGGTACACTTCACATTTGTTTTAT includes the following:
- a CDS encoding bifunctional methionine sulfoxide reductase B/A protein, which codes for MKKIIKLIALLFISTLINAQNMKKSPTEWNKLNDFETYVIVNKGTERPGTGKFDAFFEDGVYTCKRCDAPLYKSGDKFDAHCGWPAFDDEIEGAVKRKVDADGRRTEILCANCDAHLGHVFEGERLTDKNVRHCVNSVSLNFSPEEKEMPATTEEAIFAGGCFWGVEYFFAELDGVIDTSVGYTGGAKNNPTYKEVCYTDTGHAEALKVTYDPSKVSYETLARLFFEIHDPTQVDRQGPDVGKQYRSEIFYKNENQKIIAKKLIKELKDNGYNVVTQVTMADTFWDAEEYHQMYYFKNKKKPYCHVKIERF
- a CDS encoding glutamine amidotransferase-related protein, which produces MNEIKHLIINSGSTKTPQIADLLSKEGLDYTLIDLEKVTLDIFNSHDKIIISGAPILLHKEDPAPYIKLLSPLLELDKPVLGICFGHQMLGILEGGKVTLTQEKRDQEAIHQLIIDPLFEEISQDAEFIEDHCESVSITDHFLLLADSESCFNEAMKHKTKPWYGVQFHPEVSTTNGHQLIKNWLYFCS